A portion of the Homalodisca vitripennis isolate AUS2020 chromosome 2, UT_GWSS_2.1, whole genome shotgun sequence genome contains these proteins:
- the LOC124355767 gene encoding UDP-glycosyltransferase UGT5-like → MPIMKVLLLLLGFGGLAHCARILAVLPISSKSHSIMQYAILRLLAQRGHEVTVYSVYPPPYSVANLTHTLLPTFFSEIESSWTFEQFKEMVDVNNCYGFGVKAIWDIASLACEDVFNDDNIKALFESKQRFDLIFLEVTLGQESLAVFGHKFKAPIVNFQGFTTWSLIDWVTGNSLSISHVPEVISFPFTNKMSFKERLQNFVSTVLTFLFYHFDHLPRHQNIIKKYLKDPNIPHVSDMLNNIAITLANSQRTLEYPRPYTPNVIPIAGAHMSSHMTPLPQNIKHFMDNAKDGVIFFSLGTLVPAHILPKVYIQAFVTAFKKLHQKVLWKIELESIPGLSKNVMLTKWVPQPTVLGHPNCVLFMTHGGLFSQHEAFYAGVPVIGIPFFNEQRYNMKYYEQLGAGITLELNAITEESVHNAINTVIHDQRYKENAKRVSSIVRDQPMSPADTVVYWVEYVLRHEGTPHLKPASVYLRWYKLLLTEGFLLVQGERQESVQYKENARRMSSIVRDQPMSPADTAVYWVEYVLRHEGAPHLKPASVYKENARRTSSIVRDQPMSPADTAVYWVEYVLRHEGAPHLKPASVYKENAKRVSSIVRDQPMSPADTAVYWVEYVLRHGGAPHLKPASVYLRCQV, encoded by the exons ATGCCAATAATGAAGGTATTGTTGCTATTATTGGGCTTCGGAGGGCTCGCTCATTGCGCTCGGATCCTCGCAGTGCTACCAATCTCTAGTAAGAGCCATAGTATCATGCAGTACGCCATCCTCCGTCTGTTGGCGCAGAGAGGTCATGAGGTGACAGTGTATAGTGTCTATCCTCCCCCATACAGTGTAGCCAACCTCACACACACTCTGCTGCCAACATTCTTCTCGGAGATAGAGA gtTCATGGACGTTTGAGCAGTTCAAAGAGATGGTTGATGTGAATAATTGTTATGGGTTCGGTGTAAAGGCGATTTGGGACATTGCAAGTTTGGCATGTGAAGACGTTTTCAATGATGACAATATAAAAGCCCTCTTCGAATCAAAGCAAAGGTTCGATTTAATTTTCCTTGAGGTTACATTAGGTCAAGAATCTCTGGCGGTTTTTGGTCACAAATTTAAAGCTCCGATTGTAAATTTCCAAGGATTTACAACTTGGAGTCTCATTGATTGGGTCACCGGAAACTCCTTGTCTATTTCTCATGTTCCTGAAGTAATTTCTTTTccgtttacaaataaaatgtcatttaagGAAAGGCTACAGAATTTTGTTTCGACTGTTTTAACgtttttgttttatcattttgaCCATCTTCCCAGGCatcagaatataattaaaaaatacttaaaagatCCAAACATACCACATGTAAGTGACATGTTGAACAACATCGCAATAACTCTGGCAAATTCTCAGAGAACCTTGGAATATCCTAGACCATACACTCCCAACGTTATACCAATAGCAGGAGCACATATGTCATCTCACATGACTCCTCTACCGCAG aatataaaacactttatggACAATGCCAAAGACGGAGTGATATTCTTTAGTTTGGGGACACTTGTTCCCGCACACATTTTGCCCAAAGTATATATCCAGGCATTTGTCACTGCGTTCAAAAAATTGCATCAGAAAGTCTTGTGGAAGATTGAGCTTGAAAGTATACCTGGactttctaaaaatgtaatgttgACGAAATGGGTGCCTCAACCTACAGTACTAG GTCATCCAAACTGTGTTCTCTTTATGACTCATGGAGGACTGTTTAGTCAACACGAGGCTTTCTATGCAGGAGTTCCAGTGATTGGTATACCATTCTTCAATGAACAAAG GTACAACATGAAGTACTATGAACAACTCGGCGCTGGGATTACTCTGGAACTGAATGCGATTACAGAGGAAAGTGTTCACAATGCAATAAATACAGTGATACATGACCAAAG GTACAAGGAGAACGCCAAGAGAGTGTCTAGTATAGTAAGAGACCAGCCGATGTCTCCAGCTGACACGGTCGTGTACTGGGTAGAGTACGTGTTGAGACATGAAGGAACTCCTCATCTCAAGCCTGCATCAGTGTATCTTAGGTGGTACAAACTTTTGTTAACAGAAGGGTTCTTGCTGGTACAAGGAGAACGCCAAGAGAGTGTCCA GTACAAGGAGAACGCCAGAAGAATGTCCAGTATAGTGAGAGACCAGCCGATGTCTCCAGCTGACACAGCCGTGTACTGGGTTGAGTACGTGTTGAGACATGAAGGAGCTCCTCATCTCAAGCCTGCATCAGT GTACAAGGAGAACGCCAGAAGGACGTCCAGTATAGTGAGAGACCAGCCGATGTCTCCAGCTGACACAGCCGTGTACTGGGTTGAGTACGTGTTGAGACATGAAGGAGCTCCTCATCTCAAGCCTGCATCAGT GTACAAGGAGAACGCCAAGAGAGTGTCCAGTATAGTGAGAGACCAGCCGATGTCTCCAGCTGACACGGCCGTGTACTGGGTAGAGTACGTGTTGAGACATGGAGGAGCTCCTCATCTCAAGCCTGCATCAGTGTATCTTAGGTG cCAAGTGTGA